In Flavobacterium sp. N1736, the following are encoded in one genomic region:
- a CDS encoding Pycsar system effector family protein: MNLIEQSEDFVSNLLKDKLSNLYSYHNFNHTLTVVNAVKELCKKEDVGGDEKEMLLVAAWFHDTGYIIGYEKHEEESVRIATKFLKEKDQSDAFIAKVSSLILATVKEYVPKTHLEKIIKDADFAHLMGNQYETTCELLRLELKNAYNVSFSNAEWAKENLSFLLNKHRFYTDYALKKWQPLKEKNLLLVQKKIEKQEKKAADKLEDENKKKDKIEKPDRGVDTLFRVTLGNHTRLSGIADSKANILLSVNAIIISIALSSIIPKLDSPKNAHLVIPTFIMLMSSVTTIIFAILSTRPKVTTGTFTREDIENKKINLLFFGNFYKMPLEEYDWAMNEMMKDRDYLYSTMIKDLYYLGLVLQRKYNLLRIAYNLFMAGIIVTVIAFVIAFKSI, from the coding sequence ATGAATCTAATAGAACAATCTGAAGATTTCGTCAGTAATTTACTCAAAGATAAACTTTCTAATTTATATTCTTATCATAATTTTAACCATACTTTAACTGTTGTAAATGCAGTAAAAGAGCTGTGCAAAAAAGAAGATGTTGGAGGAGATGAAAAAGAAATGCTTTTGGTTGCCGCCTGGTTTCATGACACAGGTTATATAATAGGTTATGAAAAGCATGAAGAAGAAAGTGTAAGAATTGCAACTAAATTTTTGAAAGAAAAAGATCAGTCTGATGCATTTATTGCAAAAGTATCCTCTTTAATTTTGGCAACCGTAAAAGAATACGTACCGAAAACCCATTTAGAAAAAATTATAAAAGATGCCGATTTTGCGCATCTAATGGGAAATCAATATGAAACAACCTGCGAATTATTGCGTCTTGAATTGAAAAACGCTTATAATGTTTCTTTTTCTAATGCAGAATGGGCAAAGGAAAATTTGAGTTTTCTTTTAAATAAACATCGCTTTTATACAGATTATGCCTTAAAAAAATGGCAGCCTTTAAAAGAAAAAAACTTACTTTTGGTTCAAAAGAAAATCGAAAAACAAGAAAAAAAAGCAGCTGATAAATTGGAAGACGAGAATAAAAAGAAAGACAAAATTGAAAAACCGGATCGTGGTGTCGATACATTATTTCGCGTTACATTAGGAAATCACACGCGTTTAAGCGGCATTGCAGATAGTAAAGCCAATATCTTATTATCTGTAAACGCTATTATTATTTCGATTGCACTATCATCGATAATTCCAAAATTAGACAGTCCAAAAAATGCACACCTGGTAATTCCAACATTCATCATGTTAATGTCCAGCGTAACGACAATTATTTTTGCCATACTTTCGACACGACCAAAAGTAACAACCGGTACTTTTACCCGAGAAGATATAGAGAATAAAAAAATCAACTTATTGTTTTTTGGAAATTTCTATAAAATGCCTTTAGAAGAATATGACTGGGCAATGAACGAAATGATGAAAGATCGTGATTATTTGTACTCAACCATGATCAAAGATTTATATTACCTTGGCTTGGTTTTACAGCGTAAATACAATTTACTGCGAATTGCCTACAACCTTTTTATGGCCGGAATTATCGTGACGGTTATTGCGTTTGTAATTGCTTTTAAATCGATTTGA